ACGGCCCGACGTACCAGGACCTGAAGAAGCGGTACGACCCGGCGGGCCGGCTGCCCGATTTGTACGCCAAGTGTGTTCTCCGTAGGTGAAGGGAGCCGCGGCCATGCGGTTGGCGGAGGTGTTCCAGCGGGCGGTCGGAGGCGGCGCGTCCGTGCGGTTCAGCGCGTACGACGGCAGCCAGGCGGGGCCGGCCGACGCGGGCGTGAGCATCGAGGTGCGCACGCCGGAGGCGTTGTCGTACCTGGCGTCCGCGCCGGGTGAACTGGGGTTGGCGCGGGCGTACGTGACCGGGCACCTGGAGATCATCGGCGACGTGTACGGGGCGTTGGCGCACCTGTCGGACATCTCGCTCCGGGAGCTGCCCTGGGGCGAGCGGGTGGAGCTGCTGGCCACCCTCGGGCGCACCCGGCTCGGCACGCGGGTCGAGGTGCCGCCGCAGGAGCGCCGGTTGCGCGGCCTGCGGCACTCCAAGGCGCGTGACCGGGAGGCGATCGCGCACCACTACGACGTCTCGAACACGTTCTACGAGTGGATCCTCGGGCCGTCCATGGCGTACACGTGCGCCGTGTACCCGACGGAGGCGGCCACGCTGGAGGAGGCGCAGTTCGCCAAGCACGACCTGGTGGCGCGCAAGCTCGGCCTCAAGCCGGGGATGCGGCTGCTGGACGTCGGCTGCGGCTGGGGCGGGATGGTCATGCACGCCGCGCGGGAGTACGGCGTGCGGGCGCTCGGCGTGACGCTGTCGCGCAACCAGGCCGAGTGGGCGCAGAAGGCCATCCTGGAGGCCGGGCTGTCCGACCTGGCCGAGGTGCGCTACCTCGACTACCGGGACGTGCGGGAGAACGGGTTCGACGCGATCAGCTCGATCGGCCTGACCGAGCACATCGGCAAGGCCAAGCTGCCCGCGTACTTCCGGTCGCTGCACGCGAAGCTCAAGCCCGGCGGGCGGATGCTCAACCACTGCATCACCCGGCCGGACAACCGGCAGCCCGCCCGGACCGGCGG
This genomic window from Saccharothrix sp. HUAS TT1 contains:
- a CDS encoding class I SAM-dependent methyltransferase; amino-acid sequence: MRLAEVFQRAVGGGASVRFSAYDGSQAGPADAGVSIEVRTPEALSYLASAPGELGLARAYVTGHLEIIGDVYGALAHLSDISLRELPWGERVELLATLGRTRLGTRVEVPPQERRLRGLRHSKARDREAIAHHYDVSNTFYEWILGPSMAYTCAVYPTEAATLEEAQFAKHDLVARKLGLKPGMRLLDVGCGWGGMVMHAAREYGVRALGVTLSRNQAEWAQKAILEAGLSDLAEVRYLDYRDVRENGFDAISSIGLTEHIGKAKLPAYFRSLHAKLKPGGRMLNHCITRPDNRQPARTGGFINRYVFPDGELVGPGHLVSLMHDTGFEVRHEENLREHYAMTLAAWCENLEKHWDDAVSEVGLGKARVWRLYLAASRLGFERNNIQLHQVLGVKLDGVTSHMPLRPDWLG